One genomic window of Moorella glycerini includes the following:
- a CDS encoding putative polysaccharide biosynthesis protein, producing MRASIWQGAAILMLASLLNRIISFAYRILVVRFIGAEGMGLYEMVFPFYSLVLMLATAGVPVALAKLIAERVALQAWGKVRSVFRLSLLFLAGSGLLAALILWFLAPYLTGRIFADARVYQAFLVMLLALPVVCTCSAFRGYFQGLQLMQPLALAQVSEQVVRVGAGLFFGLHFLPYGVAMAAAGLAMGMVLGELAGLVISIVIFWQARSYYDVASYQEGSMQADILPLARLSLPVMLARAAGGVMLTLEALLIPRQLQRWGASVAEATAIYGQYAGIALTLVYLPMVITVAVAMAMVPAIAEAQAMKDYDLLSKRCRQALKLTVLSGLPFVVIFYLLATPLCDLIFSTPAAGVALQMLAWGSLFIYLEQTTVGILNGLGAMPTVLRTTVTGGLVDILGIYFFTPLLGITGAALGVNLGSATTAVLNLLALARYTPLRLDLRTFVCWPVVAAGGLALATSFFWTVLAAVPATWRLIQTIAGGGLIYLFILFGAGVINPNHLYLLPWPGQRYGR from the coding sequence ATGCGCGCATCTATCTGGCAGGGTGCTGCTATTCTCATGCTGGCCAGCCTGTTAAACCGGATTATCAGTTTTGCCTACCGCATCCTGGTGGTACGTTTCATTGGCGCCGAAGGCATGGGCCTCTATGAAATGGTTTTTCCCTTTTATAGCCTGGTCTTAATGCTCGCTACTGCCGGTGTGCCGGTGGCCCTGGCCAAGTTAATAGCGGAAAGGGTGGCTCTCCAGGCCTGGGGAAAGGTACGCAGTGTTTTCCGCCTCTCCCTGCTCTTTTTAGCCGGTAGTGGGCTCCTAGCAGCCTTAATTCTATGGTTTCTGGCTCCTTATCTAACTGGCAGGATCTTCGCCGATGCCCGGGTTTACCAGGCTTTTCTGGTTATGCTGCTGGCCCTTCCCGTGGTCTGCACCTGCTCGGCCTTCCGCGGCTATTTCCAGGGATTGCAACTGATGCAACCCCTGGCCCTGGCCCAGGTAAGTGAACAGGTGGTACGGGTAGGCGCCGGCCTCTTCTTTGGCCTTCACTTCCTTCCCTATGGGGTGGCCATGGCCGCCGCCGGCCTGGCTATGGGGATGGTCCTGGGGGAACTGGCAGGGCTGGTGATAAGTATCGTTATTTTCTGGCAGGCACGTTCCTACTATGATGTGGCTAGCTACCAGGAAGGTTCAATGCAAGCCGATATTTTACCCCTGGCGCGCCTGTCCCTGCCGGTCATGCTGGCCCGGGCTGCCGGCGGGGTGATGTTGACCCTGGAAGCCCTGCTGATCCCTCGCCAGCTGCAGCGCTGGGGAGCAAGCGTAGCGGAAGCTACGGCTATCTATGGCCAGTATGCCGGCATCGCCCTGACCCTGGTTTACCTGCCCATGGTCATTACGGTGGCCGTCGCCATGGCTATGGTCCCGGCTATTGCTGAAGCCCAGGCCATGAAGGATTATGATCTGTTATCTAAACGTTGCCGGCAGGCTTTAAAACTTACGGTTTTAAGCGGTTTACCCTTTGTGGTCATCTTTTATCTCCTGGCTACACCCCTTTGCGATCTTATTTTCTCCACCCCGGCTGCCGGGGTAGCCTTGCAAATGCTTGCCTGGGGCAGCCTTTTTATCTACCTGGAACAAACTACCGTCGGCATTCTTAATGGCCTGGGGGCCATGCCCACCGTTCTCCGGACGACCGTTACCGGCGGGCTGGTAGATATTCTGGGGATTTATTTCTTTACTCCCCTGCTGGGGATTACCGGAGCTGCCCTGGGGGTGAACCTGGGTAGCGCTACGACGGCTGTTTTAAATCTCCTGGCCCTGGCCAGGTATACCCCTTTACGCCTGGATCTGCGGACTTTTGTTTGCTGGCCGGTGGTGGCCGCCGGGGGGCTGGCCCTGGCTACTTCCTTTTTCTGGACGGTTCTCGCGGCTGTACCGGCAACCTGGCGTCTTATCCAGACTATTGCCGGCGGCGGGTTAATCTATCTCTTCATCCTCTTCGGCGCCGGCGTGATTAACCCCAACCACCTTTACTTATTACCGTGGCCCGGCCAAAGATATGGCAGGTAG
- the surE gene encoding 5'/3'-nucleotidase SurE encodes MLILVTNDDGIHAPGIKALSLALTAIGKVVVVAPERERSAIGHGITMHKPLRITEVPWEKPIGKGLAINGTPADCVKLALDALLEEPPALVVSGINRGENLGTDVLYSGTVSGAIEGCINGRPSLAVSLVGEEEFDFTFAASFTARLAREILKRGLPDGTLLNLNIPHLPEAEIKGIAITRLGRRRYINTVSCRQDPRGRAYYWLAGEKEELDQGPDTDIGALNCGLISLTPLQLDLTHYAFQEELSTYLPYLWPGHGNK; translated from the coding sequence TTGCTAATCCTGGTAACTAACGACGACGGTATCCACGCGCCGGGTATCAAGGCCCTGAGCCTGGCCCTGACGGCCATCGGCAAGGTGGTCGTGGTAGCCCCTGAAAGAGAACGCAGCGCCATCGGCCACGGCATAACCATGCATAAACCGTTACGGATTACCGAAGTCCCCTGGGAAAAGCCCATCGGCAAGGGCCTGGCCATTAACGGCACCCCTGCCGATTGCGTCAAACTGGCCCTGGACGCCCTCCTGGAGGAACCACCGGCCCTGGTTGTCTCCGGTATTAACCGCGGTGAAAACCTGGGCACTGATGTCCTTTATTCCGGAACCGTCTCGGGAGCTATTGAAGGCTGTATCAACGGCCGGCCTTCCCTGGCGGTATCCCTGGTGGGGGAAGAAGAGTTTGATTTTACCTTTGCCGCCAGTTTCACGGCCCGCCTGGCCCGGGAAATACTCAAACGGGGTCTGCCGGATGGTACCTTGTTAAACCTGAATATTCCCCACCTGCCTGAGGCTGAGATAAAAGGAATAGCTATCACCCGCCTGGGCCGGCGGCGCTACATCAATACCGTCAGCTGCCGGCAGGACCCCCGGGGACGAGCTTATTATTGGTTGGCCGGTGAGAAAGAGGAGCTTGACCAGGGCCCCGATACCGATATCGGCGCCTTGAATTGCGGCTTGATTTCCCTGACGCCTCTGCAGCTAGATTTAACCCATTACGCCTTTCAGGAGGAATTAAGCACCTACCTGCCATATCTTTGGCCGGGCCACGGTAATAAGTAA
- a CDS encoding YpmA family protein produces the protein MRLLVSKSFTSNDELYKIVDLLNKTLKDYNLMFGLSRDTGGQTMTLSIYEV, from the coding sequence ATGCGCCTGCTGGTCAGCAAGAGTTTTACCAGTAACGATGAATTATATAAAATCGTCGACTTATTAAATAAAACCCTGAAGGATTATAACCTCATGTTTGGCCTGTCCAGGGATACGGGCGGGCAAACCATGACCCTGTCCATTTACGAGGTGTAA
- a CDS encoding tetratricopeptide repeat protein, translating into MSSPVQNPAYSREQQPVALSQKVTLSKEEQAWQLLEQGRFHEAAPLYQEILHTRKRDAAGWNNLGYCLLKMGEAKEALACYQEALKLAPRDADILINTGLCYQRLGQWQEACRCFQRASQYGARDADLLNNIGVCLAQLNRIEEAIEFYHQALALAPRQGEIIANLAAALIQGRRWLEAIECLEMALRLLPADVSVLNNAATCLEALGKYYLAAPLYARALALQPADLQVRLNCAACLIKLRRLGEAREVLEELLRLEPRHGDGWQLLGILYDTMGEPETAACCYNRAWGLTPTREEGRKG; encoded by the coding sequence GTGTCCAGTCCTGTCCAAAATCCAGCTTACAGCCGGGAGCAGCAGCCAGTTGCCCTCTCCCAAAAGGTAACATTAAGTAAAGAGGAGCAGGCCTGGCAGCTGCTGGAACAGGGTCGCTTTCACGAGGCGGCTCCGCTTTATCAAGAAATCCTTCATACCAGGAAACGTGATGCTGCCGGGTGGAACAACCTGGGTTATTGCCTTCTTAAGATGGGAGAGGCAAAGGAGGCCCTGGCCTGTTACCAGGAAGCCCTGAAACTTGCCCCCAGGGATGCGGACATTTTAATTAATACCGGGCTCTGTTACCAGCGCCTGGGGCAATGGCAGGAAGCCTGCCGGTGTTTCCAGCGGGCCAGCCAGTATGGTGCCAGGGATGCCGATCTCCTGAATAACATAGGTGTCTGCCTGGCCCAGCTCAACCGTATTGAAGAAGCCATCGAATTTTACCACCAGGCCCTGGCCCTGGCTCCCCGGCAGGGGGAAATTATCGCCAACCTGGCGGCCGCCCTGATCCAGGGCCGGCGCTGGCTGGAAGCAATTGAATGCCTGGAAATGGCCCTGCGCCTGTTACCGGCGGACGTCTCCGTACTCAATAATGCCGCCACCTGCCTGGAAGCCCTGGGTAAATATTACCTGGCTGCCCCCCTCTATGCCCGGGCCCTGGCTCTCCAGCCTGCTGACCTGCAGGTTAGACTAAATTGTGCCGCCTGCTTGATCAAATTACGTCGTTTAGGGGAAGCCCGGGAAGTCCTGGAAGAATTGTTGCGCCTTGAGCCCCGGCACGGCGATGGCTGGCAACTACTGGGAATCTTGTATGATACCATGGGTGAGCCTGAAACTGCCGCCTGCTGTTACAACCGGGCCTGGGGATTGACCCCTACCAGGGAAGAAGGAAGGAAGGGATGA
- a CDS encoding Fur family transcriptional regulator, which produces MENTFNAICQKLHQLDYKVTPQRQVILKAFLENAAEHLSAEEVYNIVKARYPDIGLATVYRTLDLLAELDILQKINFGDGRTRYELDQHETHYHHHMICLGCGRVQEFDDDLLESLEKLLTQQTGFHITDHQLKFFGYCRDCAAKDR; this is translated from the coding sequence ATGGAAAATACCTTCAACGCCATCTGCCAAAAGCTCCACCAGCTGGATTATAAGGTAACCCCCCAGCGCCAGGTGATCCTCAAGGCCTTCCTTGAGAATGCGGCCGAGCATTTGAGTGCCGAAGAGGTATATAACATCGTCAAGGCACGGTACCCCGATATTGGCCTGGCTACCGTTTACCGCACCCTGGATCTCCTGGCCGAACTTGATATTTTACAGAAAATCAATTTTGGTGATGGCCGCACCCGTTATGAACTGGACCAGCACGAAACCCACTACCATCATCACATGATCTGCCTGGGCTGCGGCCGGGTCCAGGAGTTTGATGATGACCTGCTGGAATCCCTGGAAAAACTTTTAACCCAGCAGACCGGTTTCCACATTACCGATCACCAGCTAAAATTTTTCGGATACTGTCGCGATTGCGCCGCCAAAGACCGGTGA
- a CDS encoding acyl-CoA dehydratase activase, with protein MQPCYLGIDVGSVSTNVVVITAAGEVLSSLYIRTHGQPIQAVKEGLSRVKATLPEDVIIAGAGTTGSGRYLAGAIIGADIVKNEITAHAVAARLEVPEVQTILEIGGQDSKIIILRQGVVIDFAMNTVCAAGTGSFLDQQAARLGVPIENFGELALKARHPVRIAGRCTVFAESDMIHKQQMGHNIEDIIGGLCEALVRNYLNNVAKGKEILTPIVFQGGVAANAGIRAAFSKALQQEIIVPRHFAVMGALGAALLARDYVNNNRETKFKGFEVAEEEFRAHSFTCQGCSNLCEIVNIEEEGRIIARWGSRCGKWDTLGE; from the coding sequence ATGCAGCCCTGTTACCTGGGTATTGATGTCGGTTCCGTCAGTACCAACGTTGTTGTCATTACCGCTGCAGGAGAAGTATTAAGCAGCCTGTACATACGTACCCACGGCCAGCCCATCCAGGCCGTGAAAGAAGGCCTCAGCCGGGTGAAGGCCACCCTGCCGGAAGACGTGATCATCGCCGGGGCCGGTACCACCGGCAGCGGCCGCTATCTGGCCGGGGCCATTATCGGCGCTGATATTGTTAAAAATGAGATCACGGCCCATGCCGTGGCCGCCCGCCTGGAAGTACCGGAGGTCCAGACCATCCTGGAAATCGGCGGCCAGGACTCCAAGATTATCATTCTCCGCCAGGGGGTTGTTATCGATTTTGCCATGAACACCGTCTGTGCCGCCGGGACGGGTTCTTTCCTGGATCAACAGGCCGCCCGCTTAGGTGTCCCCATCGAAAACTTCGGCGAACTGGCTTTAAAGGCCCGGCATCCCGTACGCATTGCCGGCCGCTGCACCGTGTTTGCCGAATCCGATATGATTCATAAACAGCAAATGGGGCACAATATAGAAGATATTATTGGCGGCCTCTGTGAGGCCCTGGTCCGCAACTACTTAAATAACGTCGCCAAGGGCAAAGAGATACTCACCCCCATCGTCTTCCAGGGGGGGGTGGCGGCCAACGCCGGTATCCGGGCCGCCTTCAGTAAAGCCTTGCAACAGGAAATTATCGTGCCCCGCCACTTTGCCGTCATGGGAGCCCTGGGCGCCGCCCTCCTGGCCCGAGATTATGTTAACAATAACCGGGAGACTAAATTTAAAGGTTTCGAAGTAGCCGAAGAAGAATTCCGGGCCCACAGTTTTACCTGCCAGGGGTGTTCAAACCTGTGTGAAATTGTTAATATAGAGGAAGAAGGCAGGATAATTGCCCGCTGGGGCAGCCGTTGTGGCAAATGGGATACCCTTGGAGAATAA
- a CDS encoding 2-hydroxyacyl-CoA dehydratase codes for MKKVSFAHMGYSYLGFKQLVEDMGFEAVVPASPSPATLDRGVTYAPEYACIPFKMVLGTYLEVLERGAEMIITSGGVGPCRAGLYGMMHERILRNLGFNLEIFIFDPPLTGLWPFFIKLRRVLKAAGLSWLAFVDVVRRAWAKLKLLDELEQLATSIRPYELKRGETTRTFRSCLKIIDQARSQKEIAAAREECRQLLQNIPRDAGRRPLKVGIVGEIYVLLEPFMNLEIEKTLGEMGVVTHRSIYLTQYTATDVLAHGAQDVRQLAHPYLNQFVGGHGQNSVGETILYARNGFDGVIQLAPFTCIPEIVAKSILPRVSRDLGIPILSLTIDEQTGRAGVETRLEAFVDLLRQRREQMEARSNAALLPGY; via the coding sequence GTGAAAAAGGTTTCCTTTGCCCATATGGGGTATTCCTACCTGGGTTTCAAACAGCTGGTGGAAGATATGGGTTTCGAAGCCGTCGTCCCGGCCAGCCCCAGCCCCGCCACCCTGGACCGGGGCGTCACCTATGCCCCGGAATATGCCTGTATCCCCTTTAAAATGGTCCTGGGCACCTACCTGGAAGTCCTGGAACGGGGGGCGGAGATGATCATTACCTCCGGGGGAGTAGGACCCTGCCGGGCCGGCCTGTACGGCATGATGCATGAAAGGATTTTACGCAACCTGGGATTTAACTTGGAAATCTTTATTTTTGACCCTCCCCTGACGGGGCTCTGGCCCTTCTTTATTAAATTAAGGCGCGTACTCAAGGCAGCCGGCCTTTCCTGGCTGGCCTTTGTCGATGTCGTCCGCCGCGCCTGGGCCAAGTTAAAGCTCCTGGATGAACTGGAACAGCTGGCTACCAGCATCCGCCCCTATGAATTAAAACGCGGGGAAACTACCCGTACCTTCCGCAGCTGCCTTAAAATAATTGATCAAGCCCGGAGCCAGAAGGAAATAGCCGCCGCCCGGGAAGAATGCCGGCAGCTTCTACAAAATATTCCCCGGGATGCCGGCCGCCGCCCCCTCAAGGTGGGTATTGTCGGGGAAATTTACGTCCTGCTGGAGCCTTTTATGAACCTGGAAATAGAAAAAACCCTGGGGGAGATGGGGGTTGTTACCCACCGTTCTATTTACCTGACCCAGTACACGGCCACCGACGTTCTGGCCCACGGTGCCCAGGACGTACGCCAGCTGGCCCACCCTTATTTAAATCAATTTGTCGGCGGCCATGGCCAGAATAGCGTCGGCGAAACCATCCTTTACGCCCGGAACGGTTTTGACGGTGTCATCCAGCTGGCTCCCTTTACCTGTATTCCGGAAATAGTAGCCAAAAGTATTTTGCCGCGAGTCAGCCGGGACCTGGGCATCCCCATCTTAAGCCTGACCATTGACGAACAGACCGGCCGGGCCGGGGTGGAAACCAGGCTGGAAGCCTTTGTCGATCTTTTGCGCCAGCGGCGCGAGCAAATGGAGGCCAGGAGTAATGCAGCCCTGTTACCTGGGTATTGA
- a CDS encoding acyl-CoA dehydratase activase-related protein, which produces MALHIGFPTALIYYSHFPFWLAFFNRLGIEIVTSPLTTKAILDDGAREAVADACIPIKLYHGHVLTLKDKVEAIFIPRMVRTNKRATFCPKFLGLPDMVRATLAHLPPIIDLQVDAGRGLWGFWPTCRGLAELLGFSLRLAWSAYREGRHHQDAYQKLLLAGYLPLQAMAKLRGETVEAPAREPGALNLAVLGYPYQVYDQYISLDLIGKLKKMGVNVWTMEMVHPARLYRLSSRLPKRLFWHFSNLVLGATYHYLQQGNMDGIIHVTAFGCGPDAMVDKIMELDIRKLSQGQLPFMSVSIDEQTGDAGITTRLEAFVDMLHQRRGNR; this is translated from the coding sequence TTGGCGTTACATATTGGCTTCCCGACAGCCTTGATTTATTACAGCCATTTTCCCTTCTGGCTGGCCTTTTTTAACCGTTTGGGAATCGAAATTGTTACCTCACCCCTGACTACCAAGGCTATCCTGGACGACGGCGCCCGCGAAGCAGTCGCCGATGCCTGTATTCCTATTAAGCTCTACCACGGTCACGTCCTGACCCTTAAAGATAAAGTTGAGGCCATCTTTATCCCGCGCATGGTAAGGACAAATAAGCGCGCCACTTTTTGTCCCAAATTTTTGGGTTTACCGGATATGGTGCGGGCTACCCTGGCCCACCTGCCCCCCATCATCGATCTCCAGGTCGATGCGGGCCGGGGCTTATGGGGCTTTTGGCCCACCTGCCGGGGCCTGGCCGAACTGCTGGGTTTTAGCCTGCGGCTGGCCTGGTCCGCCTACCGGGAAGGAAGGCACCACCAGGATGCCTACCAGAAATTGCTCCTGGCAGGTTACCTGCCCCTCCAGGCCATGGCCAAACTACGGGGCGAGACAGTAGAAGCTCCAGCCAGGGAACCGGGAGCCCTGAACCTGGCCGTCCTGGGCTATCCCTACCAGGTTTATGATCAATATATCAGCCTGGATCTCATTGGCAAGTTAAAAAAGATGGGCGTGAATGTGTGGACCATGGAAATGGTCCACCCGGCCCGGCTTTACCGGTTGAGCAGCCGCCTTCCCAAACGCCTTTTCTGGCATTTCTCCAACCTGGTTCTGGGAGCCACCTATCATTATCTCCAGCAAGGAAATATGGACGGCATTATTCACGTCACGGCCTTCGGTTGTGGCCCCGATGCCATGGTGGATAAGATTATGGAACTGGACATCCGTAAGTTAAGCCAGGGGCAATTACCCTTTATGTCGGTGAGCATCGATGAGCAAACGGGTGATGCCGGCATAACCACCCGCCTGGAAGCCTTCGTCGATATGCTGCACCAGAGGAGGGGTAACAGGTGA
- a CDS encoding TIGR04086 family membrane protein, with protein MTGLLYAMLAGLGMATLLGLLLYFTPLSEGLLPLLASIIVALAVFLGGLQAARMATARGLVQGLTVGLLFFAVTLAMGWTAGPLALGATGQKVGLCLLAGAMGGVAGMTGR; from the coding sequence TTGACAGGGTTACTTTATGCCATGTTAGCTGGCCTGGGTATGGCCACCTTGCTGGGGTTGCTGCTGTATTTTACCCCCCTTTCCGAGGGCCTGCTTCCCCTGCTGGCCAGTATTATCGTGGCCCTGGCCGTCTTTTTGGGGGGCCTGCAGGCGGCAAGGATGGCTACGGCCAGGGGACTTGTCCAGGGCTTAACTGTAGGCCTGCTCTTTTTCGCAGTCACCCTGGCCATGGGCTGGACCGCCGGGCCCCTGGCCCTGGGAGCTACCGGCCAGAAGGTGGGGCTCTGTCTCCTGGCCGGGGCCATGGGCGGGGTGGCCGGCATGACCGGCCGTTAA